In Aegilops tauschii subsp. strangulata cultivar AL8/78 chromosome 3, Aet v6.0, whole genome shotgun sequence, one genomic interval encodes:
- the LOC109738494 gene encoding uncharacterized protein, whose protein sequence is MAAIMAARGQGLEQDFDFFVVVDFEATCVKDGRIFPQEIIEFPAVLVDGATGRIVSAFRRYVRPKHHPVLTQFCRELTGIRQEDVDGGVELGDALWLHDSWLKAATAGAGNKRGVRLAVVTWGDWDCRTMLEFECRFKGIEKPSYFDQWINLRIPFQAALGGGGRVNLQEAVRAAGLDWEGRLHCGLDDALNTARLLAEIMRRRVKITITGLLAPPPPIQQKQQPGTSPCGGSPALAPPPIQQKQQPGTSPCGCSPALALPPIQQQPPRTGPCSGTFALVPAQVPIQQKQQPPPQPHIISPCGGSSATCFSYCGVATRGAMEPGPMRSGCANLTPAMGSYFLWSN, encoded by the coding sequence ATGGCAGCGATCATGGCGGCGCGCGGGCAGGGTCTGGAGCAAGATTTCGATTTCTTCGTGGTGGTCGACTTCGAGGCGACGTGCGTCAAAGACGGGCGGATCTTTCCGCAGGAAATCATCGAGTTCCCCGCGGTGCTCGTCGACGGCGCCACCGGCCGCATCGTGTCCGCGTTTCGCAGGTACGTTCGTCCTAAGCATCACCCTGTGCTGACCCAATTTTGCAGGGAGCTCACCGGCATCCGGCAGGAGGACGTCGACGGCGGCGTGGAACTCGGCGACGCGCTCTGGCTGCACGATTCTTGGCTGAAGGCGGCGACGGCGGGAGCAGGGAACAAGAGAGGCGTCCGCTTGGCCGTGGTGACCTGGGGAGACTGGGATTGCCGCACCATGCTCGAGTTCGAGTGCCGCTTCAAGGGCATCGAGAAGCCCTCCTACTTCGATCAGTGGATCAATCTGAGGATCCCCTTCCAGGCAGCGCTCGGCGGCGGAGGGCGGGTCAACCTGCAGGAGGCGGTCCGGGCGGCGGGGCTGGACTGGGAGGGCCGCCTGCACTGCGGGTTGGACGATGCGCTCAACACGGCGCGGCTGCTTGCTGAGATCATGCGGCGCAGGGTCAAGATCACCATCACCGGCTTgctggcgccgccgccgccgatccaGCAGAAGCAGCAGCCTGGCACAAGCCCTTGCGGTGGCTCACCGGCGCTGGCGCCGCCGCCGATCCAGCAGAAGCAACAGCCTGGCACAAGCCCTTGCGGTTGCTCACCGGCGCTGGCGCTGCCACCGATCCAGCAGCAGCCGCCTCGCACAGGCCCTTGCAGTGGCACATTTGCGCTGGTGCCGGCGCAGGTGCCGATCCAGCAGaagcagcagccgccgccgcagcctcACATAATCAGCCCCTGCGGTGGCTCCTCCGCGACGTGCTTCTCGTACTGCGGGGTGGCGACCAGAGGAGCCATGGAGCCAGGGCCGATGCGGTCTGGATGCGCCAACTTGACGCCGGCCATGGGATCTTACTTCCTGTGGAGCAACTGA